One Actinopolymorpha sp. NPDC004070 DNA segment encodes these proteins:
- a CDS encoding family 16 glycoside hydrolase: protein MHERTNHPDRRTLLKAMGAGAIAATAPIAGGAVPAAAASATGATPVSRTASGAAGTAPAITPEELAHLPLVGGREFPIGLWWPPPPLQTTLARYQEIKNAGFTYTHSNNYLWADAYIQKYVLGIADQVGLSVVVDDATVRWMRDDFRISTEGGDFTLTPDEAKTKLKQVLDTYRPRSFWEVKDGRLLQNGGTGSGSAGLSRDGADWRDYTFAFDVAPRQTGGGGKYAQAGWAFRAKDPANAYVWLLSNSGYTTPAAPGYLVKVLFVNGSPAWVRPVPLTTAVTDGTWYHVETKVAGDTITTSVNGTVVDTTTDVTYARGRVGFREAGPESALFDNVKVTAADGKVLLTDDFSGNLEAWNAPNAGGSPAFAGLDIYDEPSPDKFETLAHLVRICRELDPNALPYINLLPTNDQNYVRQFVDVVKPVLLSFDRYPLMADGTDDPGYFLNWKIVREEGLRAGLPTWIFIQTGAYGNRRQPTAAELLWQVNVSLAYGAKGIQYFTYWTPDPARGEGFQPALITVDGKRTDRYDAAKNINLYWLAPVGRELKPLVSESVTHAHDDPLPAGATAWTPDEVVKSVQGDAVVLGRFIDPERAGTRWLLIANRSHSERSVTQVELDPATVGKVARFDPRIGSYVDQDRLRLTANLDPGAAVLYRLQEA from the coding sequence ATGCACGAGCGCACCAACCACCCTGACCGGCGGACCTTGCTGAAGGCGATGGGAGCGGGCGCGATCGCCGCCACCGCGCCGATTGCCGGCGGAGCCGTCCCGGCCGCGGCCGCCTCCGCCACCGGCGCGACACCGGTGAGCCGGACGGCGTCGGGGGCGGCCGGTACGGCACCGGCGATCACACCTGAAGAACTCGCCCACCTGCCACTGGTCGGGGGCCGGGAGTTCCCGATCGGCCTGTGGTGGCCACCGCCGCCGCTGCAGACCACGCTCGCGCGCTACCAGGAGATCAAGAACGCGGGCTTCACCTACACCCACAGCAACAACTACCTGTGGGCCGACGCGTACATCCAGAAGTACGTGCTCGGCATTGCCGACCAGGTGGGACTCTCGGTCGTCGTCGACGACGCGACCGTGCGCTGGATGCGCGACGATTTCCGCATCTCCACCGAGGGCGGTGACTTCACGCTCACCCCGGACGAGGCGAAGACCAAGCTGAAGCAGGTGCTGGACACCTACCGTCCGCGCAGCTTCTGGGAGGTCAAGGACGGCCGGCTGCTGCAGAACGGCGGTACGGGCAGCGGCAGTGCCGGTCTGTCCCGCGACGGCGCGGACTGGAGGGACTACACATTCGCGTTCGACGTGGCGCCCCGGCAGACCGGTGGCGGCGGTAAGTATGCCCAGGCAGGCTGGGCATTCCGCGCCAAGGACCCGGCGAACGCCTACGTGTGGCTGTTGTCCAACTCCGGCTACACCACACCCGCAGCACCCGGCTACCTGGTCAAGGTGCTGTTCGTGAACGGCAGCCCTGCCTGGGTTCGCCCCGTACCGCTCACGACGGCGGTCACCGACGGCACGTGGTACCACGTCGAGACGAAGGTGGCCGGCGACACCATCACCACCTCGGTCAACGGCACGGTGGTCGACACCACGACCGACGTGACGTACGCCCGCGGCCGGGTCGGCTTCCGTGAGGCCGGCCCGGAGTCGGCACTGTTCGACAACGTGAAGGTCACCGCGGCCGACGGCAAGGTGTTGTTGACAGACGACTTCTCCGGCAACCTCGAAGCCTGGAACGCGCCGAACGCCGGCGGCTCCCCGGCGTTCGCCGGGCTCGACATCTACGACGAACCCTCACCGGACAAGTTCGAGACGCTCGCCCACCTGGTACGGATCTGCAGGGAGCTCGACCCGAACGCCCTGCCGTACATCAATCTGCTGCCCACCAACGACCAGAACTACGTGCGGCAGTTCGTCGATGTCGTCAAGCCGGTCTTGCTTTCCTTCGACCGCTACCCGCTGATGGCCGACGGCACCGACGACCCGGGCTACTTCCTCAACTGGAAGATCGTCCGCGAGGAGGGCCTGCGAGCCGGGCTGCCGACATGGATATTCATCCAGACCGGCGCGTACGGCAACCGCCGTCAGCCCACCGCGGCGGAGCTGCTGTGGCAGGTCAACGTCAGCCTCGCCTACGGCGCGAAGGGCATCCAGTACTTCACCTACTGGACTCCCGACCCGGCGCGCGGGGAGGGGTTCCAGCCCGCGCTGATCACCGTCGACGGCAAGCGCACCGACCGCTACGACGCGGCGAAGAACATCAACCTGTACTGGCTCGCCCCGGTCGGGCGGGAGCTCAAGCCGCTGGTGTCGGAGTCGGTGACCCACGCCCACGACGACCCGCTGCCGGCCGGTGCGACGGCGTGGACACCGGACGAGGTGGTGAAGTCGGTGCAGGGCGACGCGGTCGTTCTGGGTAGGTTCATCGACCCCGAGCGGGCCGGCACCCGCTGGCTGCTGATCGCCAACCGCTCGCACTCCGAGCGGAGCGTGACCCAAGTCGAGCTCGACCCGGCGACGGTCGGAAAGGTCGCGAGGTTCGACCCCAGGATCGGCTCGTACGTCGACCAGGACCGGCTGCGGCTGACCGCCAACCTGGACCCGGGCGCGGCCGTTCTCTACCGGCTCCAGGAGGCCTGA
- a CDS encoding GntR family transcriptional regulator gives MPEHFLYERLYDFVLEEISESRLRPGDRVPSESELAERFGVSRITSKRALRMLADAGVVDRRRGKGSFVAADARRLGAVRESERRAAPAAPAVRERAGGTGCLALVLPDASETYGLDLMCAIEERAAEHGYHLVVRRTRDSQRVEEEAIRALAGGTVDGMIVFPVHGEFYNATLVRLVLDGSPLVLVDRYLPGIPACAVCTDNAAASRVLTEYVLDRGHTEVAFVSPPVENTTSIEERIQGYRSALHERGVPAAAERCFTGLQSTLPEPGSDSEAGADRAAIRAFLDREPAVTGFVVCEYNLAVLVREVLTEVGRWDPARCLVACFDSPWSRAAAASFPHIRQGQQEMGRRAVDLLVAQLNGEDVPRMSAVPFELVAP, from the coding sequence GTGCCCGAGCACTTCCTGTACGAACGCCTCTACGACTTCGTGCTGGAGGAGATCTCGGAGAGCCGGCTGCGTCCCGGCGACCGCGTGCCGTCGGAATCGGAGTTGGCCGAACGGTTCGGCGTCAGCCGCATCACCTCCAAGCGGGCACTGCGGATGCTCGCCGACGCCGGCGTGGTCGACCGGCGGCGCGGAAAGGGGTCGTTCGTCGCCGCCGACGCGCGACGCCTCGGAGCCGTAAGGGAGTCGGAGCGTCGGGCGGCGCCCGCGGCGCCGGCCGTTCGTGAGCGCGCCGGGGGTACGGGATGCCTGGCGCTCGTGCTGCCCGACGCGTCCGAGACGTACGGCCTGGACCTGATGTGTGCCATCGAGGAGCGCGCCGCCGAGCACGGCTACCACCTCGTCGTACGGCGAACCCGCGACAGCCAGCGGGTCGAGGAGGAGGCGATCCGCGCGCTCGCCGGCGGGACCGTGGACGGAATGATCGTCTTCCCCGTGCACGGGGAGTTCTACAATGCGACTCTCGTCCGGCTGGTCCTGGACGGCTCCCCGCTGGTGCTGGTGGACCGCTACCTTCCCGGCATCCCGGCGTGCGCGGTGTGCACCGACAACGCGGCGGCGTCGCGGGTGCTGACGGAGTACGTGCTGGACCGGGGACACACCGAGGTCGCGTTCGTCTCACCGCCGGTCGAGAACACCACCAGCATCGAGGAACGCATCCAGGGTTACCGATCCGCGTTGCACGAGCGTGGCGTCCCGGCCGCCGCCGAGCGGTGCTTCACCGGACTGCAGAGCACCCTGCCCGAGCCCGGCTCGGACAGTGAGGCGGGCGCCGACCGGGCCGCGATCCGCGCGTTCCTCGACCGTGAACCCGCGGTGACGGGGTTCGTCGTCTGTGAGTACAACCTTGCGGTCCTGGTGCGGGAGGTGCTGACGGAGGTGGGGCGCTGGGATCCGGCCCGCTGTCTGGTCGCCTGCTTCGACTCGCCCTGGTCGCGCGCGGCCGCGGCGTCGTTCCCCCACATCAGGCAGGGCCAGCAGGAGATGGGGCGGCGAGCGGTGGACCTGCTCGTCGCGCAACTGAACGGCGAGGACGTTCCCCGCATGTCCGCGGTGCCGTTCGAACTCGTCGCTCCGTAA
- a CDS encoding glycoside hydrolase family 76 protein, producing MTQHFSAPSRRAVLLGGVAAATTAAVGAVSTPAYADTVPTRDLLRYALRARDTYAALQKYFYDPTTSLYLEEYPHSGGNPYSYVWPFSQAMVATLDLAGLPGMSRRYAPDVADRFTAVEKYWNDQTDPPGYDSYLRPPLGQGGDKFYDDNEWIGLADLQRHLMTPGGHPPSLRRAKQIFDLVVFGWDDDPTHPCPGGVFWTQAPWSQDRNTVSNAPGAEVGLHLYLATRQPRYLEWSTRMYDWTRTYMLAPNGLYWDHVDLAGNIEKTQWSYNQGVMIGAGALLYRATGRRAYLDQAEDTATKALAFYAENERYFTQPARFHAIFFANLLQLSTLRPNPAYREAMKWYADQSYARFRDADTGLYRSDGANPVTLLEQSGMVRIEAMLGWSPDDYRKLT from the coding sequence GTGACCCAGCACTTCAGCGCCCCGTCGCGACGGGCCGTCCTGCTCGGCGGAGTGGCCGCGGCCACGACCGCGGCGGTCGGCGCGGTGTCCACCCCTGCGTACGCCGACACGGTCCCCACCCGCGACCTGCTCCGCTACGCCCTCCGCGCGCGGGACACCTACGCCGCGCTGCAGAAGTACTTCTACGACCCGACGACGTCGCTCTACCTGGAGGAGTACCCGCACTCCGGCGGTAACCCGTACTCCTACGTCTGGCCGTTCTCCCAGGCAATGGTCGCCACGCTGGATCTGGCCGGGCTGCCGGGGATGAGCCGCCGGTACGCACCGGACGTCGCGGACCGGTTCACCGCGGTGGAGAAGTACTGGAACGACCAGACCGACCCGCCCGGCTACGACTCCTACCTGCGCCCGCCGCTCGGCCAGGGCGGGGACAAGTTCTACGACGACAACGAGTGGATCGGCCTGGCCGACCTGCAACGCCACCTGATGACGCCGGGCGGGCACCCGCCGTCGCTGCGCCGGGCGAAGCAGATCTTCGACCTGGTGGTGTTCGGCTGGGACGACGACCCCACGCATCCGTGCCCCGGCGGAGTCTTCTGGACCCAGGCGCCCTGGAGCCAGGACCGCAACACCGTCTCCAACGCTCCCGGCGCCGAGGTCGGTCTCCACCTGTACCTCGCCACCAGGCAGCCGCGCTACCTCGAGTGGTCCACCAGGATGTACGACTGGACGCGGACCTACATGCTGGCCCCGAACGGCCTGTACTGGGACCACGTCGACCTCGCCGGCAACATCGAGAAGACGCAGTGGTCCTACAACCAGGGCGTCATGATCGGTGCCGGCGCGCTGCTCTACCGCGCGACCGGGCGCCGCGCCTATCTCGACCAGGCCGAGGACACCGCCACGAAGGCGCTCGCGTTCTACGCCGAGAACGAGCGCTATTTCACCCAGCCGGCGCGGTTCCACGCGATCTTCTTCGCCAACCTGCTTCAGCTGTCCACGCTTCGCCCGAACCCGGCGTACCGGGAGGCGATGAAGTGGTACGCCGACCAGTCGTACGCACGGTTCCGCGACGCCGACACCGGGCTCTACCGGTCCGACGGCGCCAACCCGGTCACCCTGCTGGAGCAGTCGGGGATGGTCCGGATCGAGGCGATGCTCGGCTGGTCGCCCGACGACTACCGCAAGCTGACCTGA
- a CDS encoding 2'-5' RNA ligase family protein: MPPTAHMPPIQTPPTESALIVPVPEADPIVGHLRSRLDPSAAWGVPAHVTVLYPFVPPDRIDVAVLATAAGAIRTVARFEARFARVAWFGDQVVWLAPEPARAFSELITAVCERFPDCPPYGGVHAEVMPHLTIGDGAPVAELRTAEELVRGHLPIRTEVATAHVVCGSSEPGSWHTVAELYLGPG; the protein is encoded by the coding sequence ATGCCGCCGACTGCACACATGCCACCGATCCAGACGCCGCCGACGGAGAGCGCCCTGATCGTGCCGGTGCCCGAGGCGGACCCGATCGTGGGTCACCTTCGGTCGCGACTGGACCCGTCCGCGGCGTGGGGCGTCCCCGCGCACGTGACGGTCCTCTACCCTTTCGTGCCACCGGACCGCATCGACGTCGCGGTGCTGGCAACGGCGGCTGGGGCGATCCGCACGGTCGCGCGCTTCGAGGCTCGGTTCGCCCGGGTCGCGTGGTTCGGGGACCAGGTGGTGTGGCTGGCACCTGAGCCGGCCCGGGCGTTCAGCGAGTTGATCACCGCGGTGTGCGAACGCTTCCCGGACTGTCCGCCGTACGGCGGTGTGCACGCCGAGGTGATGCCCCACCTGACCATCGGTGATGGTGCCCCGGTGGCCGAACTCCGCACGGCAGAAGAGCTCGTGCGTGGCCACCTCCCGATCAGAACGGAGGTGGCCACGGCGCACGTCGTCTGCGGATCGTCGGAGCCGGGGTCGTGGCACACCGTCGCCGAGCTTTATCTCGGCCCTGGCTGA
- a CDS encoding histidine phosphatase family protein has product MNQLIFARHGESHANLLQVFANREPSHPLTDRGHEQAVALAQRLGGRATVGRICTSPLLRAVQTAHVLGDELGAPVAVSDALREFDVGSYEGGGDPAHWREYDEVLEAWLVRDEGTRRVGGGENLHEIRARFRSLVDEVAGQAGTTVLVGHGGLYRCALPAVLANVTPRWALTHPLATTETVTARLYRGRLVAVGWGDLDVHPDGMLDAPTQVADGS; this is encoded by the coding sequence ATGAATCAGCTGATCTTCGCCCGCCACGGGGAGAGCCACGCGAATCTCCTGCAGGTGTTCGCCAATCGCGAGCCGAGCCATCCGCTCACCGACCGCGGCCACGAACAGGCCGTCGCCCTCGCGCAGCGACTGGGAGGCCGGGCAACGGTCGGCCGCATCTGCACGAGTCCGTTGCTGCGGGCCGTGCAGACGGCGCACGTCCTGGGCGACGAACTCGGCGCGCCCGTCGCCGTCTCCGACGCCCTCCGTGAGTTCGACGTCGGCTCCTACGAGGGAGGCGGCGATCCGGCGCACTGGCGTGAGTACGACGAGGTGCTGGAAGCCTGGCTGGTGCGCGACGAAGGGACCCGCCGGGTGGGTGGCGGCGAGAACCTGCACGAGATCCGGGCGCGGTTCCGGTCGCTGGTCGACGAGGTGGCGGGTCAGGCGGGTACGACGGTCCTGGTCGGGCATGGCGGCTTGTACCGCTGCGCGCTACCGGCCGTCCTCGCCAACGTCACGCCGCGCTGGGCACTGACGCATCCGCTCGCCACCACCGAAACCGTGACGGCACGGCTTTACCGAGGCCGGCTGGTCGCCGTCGGGTGGGGCGACCTCGATGTCCACCCGGACGGCATGCTCGACGCGCCGACCCAGGTAGCCGACGGCTCGTAG
- a CDS encoding aldo/keto reductase encodes MRSEEVTAAAAGTWKLGDVTVNRMGFGSMRITANPDRDLAVTVLRRAVELGVNHFDTAAFYVSPGGTLGVGTGPARYATELIRAALSPYSDDLVVATKVGPGIDPETGFYQATTPAQLRAQVEENLRRLGHDHLDLVNLRILKKAGHDSVAERFGALARMRDEGLIRHLGLSNVRQDHVDEAQAIAPVVCVQNAYGLDFKREEDDFVRTCEARGIAYVPFFAIAGTEREAGAASDHGAAVQAVARAHGVTPHQVRLAWTLHQGPHVLAIPGTGDPKHLADNVAAGALRFTADELASLG; translated from the coding sequence ATGCGATCCGAGGAGGTCACCGCGGCCGCCGCAGGCACCTGGAAGCTCGGCGACGTCACCGTCAACCGGATGGGCTTCGGCTCGATGCGGATCACCGCGAACCCCGACCGCGACCTTGCCGTCACCGTGTTGCGCCGGGCGGTCGAACTCGGCGTGAACCACTTCGACACCGCCGCGTTCTACGTGTCACCGGGCGGCACGCTCGGCGTCGGTACCGGACCGGCGAGGTACGCCACGGAGCTGATCCGGGCCGCGCTCTCGCCATACTCCGACGACCTCGTGGTGGCCACCAAGGTGGGACCCGGCATCGACCCGGAGACCGGCTTCTACCAGGCGACCACCCCTGCCCAGCTGCGCGCGCAGGTGGAGGAGAACCTCCGCCGGCTCGGCCACGACCACCTTGACCTGGTGAACCTCCGCATCCTGAAGAAGGCCGGCCACGACTCGGTCGCGGAGCGGTTCGGCGCGCTGGCACGGATGCGTGACGAGGGACTGATCCGGCATCTCGGCCTGTCGAACGTACGTCAGGACCACGTTGACGAGGCCCAGGCCATCGCGCCCGTGGTGTGCGTGCAGAACGCTTACGGACTGGACTTCAAGCGGGAGGAGGACGACTTCGTCCGTACCTGCGAGGCGCGCGGAATCGCCTACGTGCCGTTCTTCGCCATCGCAGGTACCGAACGCGAGGCCGGCGCGGCCTCGGATCACGGCGCGGCGGTGCAGGCCGTCGCCCGGGCGCACGGGGTGACGCCGCATCAGGTACGCCTGGCCTGGACGCTGCATCAGGGTCCGCACGTGCTGGCGATCCCGGGCACCGGCGACCCGAAGCACCTGGCTGACAACGTGGCCGCCGGCGCGCTGCGGTTCACCGCCGACGAGCTCGCCAGCCTGGGCTGA
- a CDS encoding VOC family protein, translating to MASRLNPYVSFPGNAREAMEFYQRVFGGDLAMNTFGEFGSPDMPGADKIMHAMLETDDGFTLMGADNPPGEEHRPGNNITVSLSGDDTDALRGYWQQLSDGGQVAVPLEKQMWGDEFGMCTDRFGTPWMVNIAGS from the coding sequence GTGGCCTCTCGACTCAACCCCTACGTCAGTTTCCCCGGCAACGCCCGGGAAGCGATGGAGTTCTACCAGCGCGTCTTCGGTGGCGACCTCGCCATGAACACCTTCGGTGAGTTCGGTTCGCCGGACATGCCGGGCGCCGACAAGATCATGCACGCGATGTTGGAGACCGACGACGGCTTCACCCTCATGGGCGCGGACAACCCGCCGGGTGAGGAGCACCGGCCGGGCAACAACATCACGGTGAGCCTGAGCGGAGACGACACCGACGCCCTGCGCGGATACTGGCAGCAGCTGTCCGACGGAGGGCAGGTGGCCGTCCCGCTGGAGAAGCAGATGTGGGGCGACGAGTTCGGCATGTGCACCGACCGGTTCGGCACCCCGTGGATGGTCAACATCGCCGGGAGCTGA
- a CDS encoding SDR family oxidoreductase, producing the protein MSHSEGTPQPSAAPHAPAPDRPVALVTGVGRTVGIGAGIARQLAESGWHVAFTYWTPYDQRMSWGVEAGATQAITDELAGRGAATVAIEADLSDPDAPARIFDEAELRLGGVTALVMCHCESVDSGLLDTTVESFDRHFAVNARATWLLIREYGRRFTGAHGTGRIVSLTSDHTVGNLPYGASKGALDRITLAAAHEFAKLGVSANVVNPGPVDTGWMSDELRASGIRQTPIGRLGTPQDTANLVDFLCSPRGQWINGQLLMSNGGFA; encoded by the coding sequence ATGAGCCACAGCGAAGGAACGCCCCAGCCGTCCGCGGCACCTCACGCGCCCGCCCCCGACCGTCCGGTGGCACTGGTCACCGGCGTCGGGCGGACCGTCGGCATCGGCGCGGGCATCGCCCGCCAACTTGCCGAATCGGGCTGGCACGTCGCGTTCACGTACTGGACCCCCTACGACCAGCGCATGTCCTGGGGCGTCGAGGCCGGCGCGACGCAGGCGATCACCGACGAGCTCGCCGGGCGCGGTGCGGCCACGGTGGCCATCGAGGCCGACCTGTCCGACCCGGACGCACCCGCCAGGATCTTCGACGAGGCCGAGCTCCGGCTCGGCGGCGTCACCGCCCTGGTGATGTGTCACTGCGAGTCGGTCGACTCCGGGTTGCTCGACACCACTGTCGAGAGCTTCGACCGGCACTTCGCGGTCAACGCGCGCGCCACCTGGCTGCTGATCCGCGAGTACGGCCGGCGCTTCACCGGCGCGCACGGCACCGGCCGGATCGTCAGCCTGACCAGCGACCACACCGTCGGCAACCTGCCCTACGGCGCGAGCAAGGGGGCGCTGGACCGGATCACGCTGGCCGCGGCCCACGAGTTCGCCAAGCTCGGGGTCAGCGCCAACGTCGTCAACCCCGGCCCGGTGGACACCGGCTGGATGAGCGACGAGCTCCGGGCGAGCGGCATCCGACAGACGCCGATCGGCCGCCTCGGCACACCACAGGACACCGCGAACCTCGTCGACTTCCTGTGTTCACCGCGCGGGCAGTGGATCAACGGCCAGCTCCTGATGAGCAACGGCGGCTTCGCCTAG
- a CDS encoding ThuA domain-containing protein, with protein sequence MTRLLVFSRTAGYRHESIEAGVAALRDLAAEASVDLDHTESGDVFTSANLSGYAAVVWLQTSGTGLLDAAQRQAYEEFTADGGGFAGIHVASDAERDWPLYGRLVGARFTSHPRELQTARIQVERTDDLSTKPLPTPWSWHEEWYAFDTNPRGSVEILATVNEDDYDVGSSGMGPDHPICWRTQVGLAKAWYTSLGHLPVAYEDETFRAHLWGGISSVLR encoded by the coding sequence ATGACCAGGCTGTTGGTGTTCTCGCGTACGGCCGGATATCGGCACGAGTCCATCGAGGCGGGGGTCGCCGCGCTGCGCGACCTCGCCGCGGAGGCGTCGGTCGACCTCGACCACACCGAGTCCGGTGACGTTTTCACGTCCGCCAACCTGAGTGGGTACGCGGCGGTGGTATGGCTGCAGACATCCGGGACCGGCCTGCTCGACGCCGCCCAGCGGCAGGCGTACGAGGAGTTCACCGCGGACGGCGGAGGTTTCGCGGGGATCCACGTGGCCTCCGACGCCGAGCGCGACTGGCCGCTCTACGGCCGGTTGGTCGGCGCCCGCTTCACCTCCCACCCACGGGAGCTGCAGACCGCGCGCATCCAGGTCGAACGCACCGACGACCTCTCCACCAAGCCGTTGCCGACGCCATGGTCCTGGCACGAGGAGTGGTACGCCTTCGACACCAACCCGCGGGGCAGCGTCGAGATCCTGGCCACGGTGAACGAGGACGACTACGACGTGGGCTCCTCCGGCATGGGCCCCGACCACCCGATCTGCTGGCGGACGCAGGTGGGCCTGGCGAAGGCGTGGTACACCTCGCTCGGGCACCTGCCCGTGGCGTACGAGGACGAGACGTTCCGCGCCCACCTGTGGGGCGGCATCTCCAGCGTCCTGCGCTGA
- a CDS encoding MarR family transcriptional regulator codes for MSERRPRRPRVLDQRGGNVVLDLFVLHQHVGGLLTAALEPTGVTPAQYAVYSQLGQRDQTPSELGRTLGLPLPTVSGYLAAMERRGDITRTRSDRDGRSHLVALTEVGRARLEEARPRMRQVVAALNAELGGRDAAEGVRDVLAGLDDAIRAIVTP; via the coding sequence GTGAGTGAGCGCCGGCCGAGGCGGCCGCGCGTGCTGGACCAGCGCGGCGGCAACGTCGTCCTCGACCTGTTCGTCCTCCACCAGCATGTGGGCGGCCTGCTGACGGCCGCGCTGGAGCCGACCGGCGTCACCCCCGCGCAGTACGCGGTCTACAGCCAGCTCGGGCAACGCGACCAGACGCCGAGCGAGCTCGGCCGCACCCTCGGGCTGCCGTTGCCCACGGTGTCCGGCTATCTCGCGGCGATGGAACGCCGTGGCGACATCACCCGCACCCGCAGCGACCGTGACGGGCGTTCCCACCTCGTCGCGCTGACCGAGGTCGGCCGGGCGCGGCTGGAGGAGGCCCGGCCGAGGATGCGGCAGGTGGTCGCGGCGCTGAACGCCGAGCTCGGCGGCCGGGACGCGGCCGAGGGAGTACGCGATGTGCTCGCCGGGCTGGACGACGCGATCCGGGCCATCGTCACGCCTTAG
- a CDS encoding MFS transporter, whose protein sequence is MSFVDGFLDTRPLRSSPAFRRLWVGTTLSRLGGQLTMVAVLYQVWELTGSPAAVGLLGLVQAVPMVVFGLVGGSLADAVDRRRLVLVTTAGQLMVAGLLAVQAFTGLRSYAVLLVLVAAQSAGGALGAPAWRTFVPRLLPTEQVTAGVALFHVSFQLAMLGGPVLGGLVIAHAGVGVCYLVDAVTFLAALYGVRGLPAMRPVGTTARPGIRTVWEGWRFVASRPALGGAFLTDVFATVLAMPVALFPVVNAERFGGRPETLGLFFTAIAVGGVCAGAVSGRVTRSGRPGVVMLVTAAVWGVGLAGFGLAPYLWPGLGCLAVAGAADTFSVISRGSIVQLATPDSHRGRVSAVEHVIGVSGPDVGNFRAGLVGDLTSATFALVAGGLMCMAGVAGVAATNRSLRRFSSTTEVPENSEEGLRAAV, encoded by the coding sequence GTGAGCTTCGTCGACGGTTTCCTCGACACCCGGCCGCTGCGGTCCAGTCCGGCGTTCCGCCGCCTGTGGGTGGGCACCACGCTGTCCCGGCTCGGCGGGCAGCTGACCATGGTGGCGGTTCTCTACCAGGTGTGGGAGCTGACCGGCAGTCCGGCGGCCGTCGGGCTGCTCGGCCTCGTCCAGGCCGTGCCGATGGTGGTGTTCGGGCTGGTCGGCGGGTCGCTGGCGGACGCGGTCGACCGTCGCCGCCTCGTCCTGGTCACGACCGCCGGGCAGCTGATGGTCGCCGGGCTGCTGGCGGTGCAGGCGTTCACCGGACTGCGTTCGTACGCCGTCCTGCTGGTCCTCGTGGCGGCGCAGAGCGCGGGTGGTGCGCTGGGCGCGCCGGCGTGGCGTACTTTCGTCCCGCGGTTGCTGCCCACCGAACAAGTGACCGCAGGTGTGGCGTTGTTCCATGTCAGCTTCCAGCTCGCCATGCTCGGCGGGCCGGTGCTGGGCGGCCTGGTCATCGCGCACGCCGGGGTGGGCGTCTGTTACCTGGTGGACGCGGTCACCTTCCTCGCCGCGCTGTACGGCGTGCGTGGGTTGCCGGCGATGCGACCGGTGGGCACGACCGCTCGCCCCGGCATCCGTACCGTCTGGGAGGGCTGGCGGTTTGTCGCGAGCAGGCCGGCGTTGGGTGGCGCGTTCCTCACCGACGTCTTCGCCACCGTGCTGGCCATGCCGGTCGCGTTGTTCCCGGTGGTCAACGCCGAGCGGTTCGGTGGCCGGCCCGAGACGCTGGGGCTGTTCTTCACCGCGATCGCGGTGGGCGGGGTGTGTGCCGGAGCGGTGTCGGGGCGCGTCACGCGGTCCGGCCGGCCGGGCGTGGTGATGCTGGTGACCGCGGCAGTGTGGGGTGTGGGCCTTGCGGGGTTCGGGCTCGCGCCGTATCTCTGGCCTGGGCTCGGCTGCCTGGCGGTGGCCGGTGCGGCGGACACGTTCTCGGTGATCTCGCGTGGATCGATCGTGCAGCTGGCGACACCCGACTCCCACCGAGGCCGGGTCAGTGCCGTCGAGCACGTCATCGGAGTCTCCGGGCCGGACGTCGGCAACTTCCGTGCAGGTCTGGTGGGCGACCTGACCTCGGCGACGTTCGCCCTCGTGGCGGGCGGGTTGATGTGCATGGCCGGAGTGGCCGGGGTCGCCGCCACGAACCGGAGCCTGCGGAGATTCTCCTCGACGACCGAGGTGCCCGAGAACTCCGAGGAGGGGTTGCGCGCGGCGGTGTGA
- a CDS encoding MarR family transcriptional regulator: protein MVPPPAANDRARKPAQPPSGRQHPDPTDVSHWRPLHLLLAAMDDEIAALYAERGVTGIRPRFTRPLIRLGREGPMTIRALSDALGVSHSAMSQTVAALRREGFVRSTPGTDARTREVAVTPRAREVLPFLEAEWRATEQAVADLEAEIPYSLSQVVRDLEAALGERSFRDRIAAHLDDGDGAP from the coding sequence ATGGTCCCTCCACCGGCCGCGAACGACCGCGCCCGAAAGCCTGCCCAGCCACCATCTGGCCGGCAGCACCCCGACCCCACCGACGTGAGCCACTGGCGGCCGCTGCATCTGCTGCTGGCCGCGATGGACGACGAGATCGCCGCGCTGTACGCCGAGCGCGGCGTGACCGGGATCCGGCCGCGCTTCACCAGGCCGCTGATCCGGCTCGGCCGTGAGGGCCCGATGACCATCCGGGCGCTCTCCGACGCGCTCGGCGTCAGCCACTCGGCGATGAGCCAGACGGTGGCCGCGCTGCGCCGGGAGGGGTTCGTCCGCAGTACGCCCGGCACCGACGCCCGCACCCGCGAGGTCGCGGTCACGCCGCGCGCTCGTGAGGTGCTGCCGTTCCTGGAGGCGGAGTGGCGGGCCACCGAGCAGGCGGTCGCCGACCTCGAGGCCGAGATTCCGTACTCGCTGAGCCAGGTGGTCCGCGACCTGGAGGCCGCGCTCGGCGAGCGGTCGTTCAGGGACCGGATCGCCGCGCACCTGGACGACGGGGACGGCGCGCCGTGA